The sequence TGCAGCCCGGCCCTGGGCAATGGCTTCGTCTATGGGTTTGGGGTAGTGACACATGCCTGCAAGAAAGCCCCCGTCCACAGTTGAATCCACAGGCCGAAGTTTGGGATGGGCTTCCATGAGAAAACCATCAGCATTGGATGAACATTTAAATAGGTCCACAAAAGGAGCCGTGTGGTTGGGTTCTATGGCCGTTGCAAGAAAAACCGCATCAGCGCAAATGCTCACAGGCATCTGCAATACCGGGTCAAATGTATTCACCGTGAGCTCACCGTTCTCGTTGGAAACAGATGGTTTTTTGTCCCGACTGTACCGGATGAAAATGACCCCAAGATTCCGGGCTTCCAGATGAAGGTCCTCCTTGTCAGCATAAGTGCGGATGTCCCGGTAAAGGATAAAAATGTCCATTGCCGGTTTGTCCTTTTTTAGGCGCACGGCGTTTTGGATGGAATGGGTGCAGCACACCCGTGAGCAGTATGGGTGATTCTCATCCCTTGATCCCACACATTGGATAAAAACTACGGAATCCAGACTGCCGGGGTATTCCGGATTTTTTTGGGCCCTGGCTCTGAAATCCATCAGGGTCATTACCCTTGGATCTTCATTGTAAAGATATTCGTTTGGACGGGTTTCATGGGCACCGGTGGCAATGATGCAGGCACCGAACTCAATGTCACTGGTTTGATCGCCTGTTGTCAGTTCTCCGGTAAAGCTGCCCACAAATCCGGATACCCGGGTAAGGGTTGTGCTGGTCATGACCTGAATGCGTTCGTGATTTTTAACATCTTCAGATGCCCTGCCCATGGGCCTGAAGCGGAGAGCATGCGTTCATACTCAAGGCTTGTGACCACATCCTTGATGGTGTCGTACCCGTAATAGTCAATGCCTTTCGGGGAAAAAGCCTTGAACCCCGGTGCCAGAATCAGAGCGCCGACATCAAGCTCAAGAATTTCTGCCTTCATCTCGTGGTTAATGGCTCCGGTGGGGCAGACCTTTGCGCAGATTCCACATTTGCCTTTGGTCAGATAGATGCAGTTGTCCAGATCAATGGCATATTTCAAAGGCACGGTCTGGCCGTACTTAATATAGGCGGCTTTTCTTTTGTCTAAACCGGCATTGTATTCATCGTCCACCTTTTTGGGACATTTTTCAGCGCAAAGACCACAGGCAATACATTTTTCTTCATCCACAAATCTGGGATTCTTTTTTACTTTAACCGTAAAATTGCCAAGCTCGCCGGATACATCCATAATTTCCGACAGCGTTAAAATTTTAATATTCAAGTGCCGACCGCACTCAACCAGTTTGGGTGAAATGATTCACATGGCACAGTCGTTTGTGGGGAAGGTTTTGTCCAATTGAGACATGGCCCCTCCTATGCCGGCGGTCTTTTCAACAAGATATACGTAAAATCCGGAATCCGCTGCATCCAGTGCAGCCTGAATTCCGGCAATGCCTCCCCCTGCAACAAGTACAGAGCCCTTTATTTGACTATTCATGTTTAAACACCTCGTTCAAATTAAAAAATAAAAATTGATAGGAAATAAGAGTCTGTTTAAAAATTAGGGATCGAAGCGCAATCTTATTTTCATGAGATTGCAGTCGATTCATTTATTTTTGAATAGGCTCTAAATTAAAAGCGATGTGGCTTTTTAATTTTTCAATCACAAGTTGTGCCGCTTCTTCCACTGCTTTTTCTGCCACCGGGCAAAGCCCGGGACTGATTTCATCGGGAATAAATTCTGTATTCATTGCAATGACCTCAACGTTAGTACCTCGTTGGGCAAGCTGGGCCAAAAGATTCGATGATGGCACTGGTGCAGGGAAAAATCCGCCAGTTTTTTTTGGGGTACTTTGGCTACGTCAATGGCAAAGATTTCCCCATGGCGACGGTCCGGAACGGTGATGGCGTCAATGACTACTACGAGTTCCGGGGGGGGGTCCATGAGCAGGAGGTCGAAAACCAGATCGCGAATCCCAGTACCGGCATCCATCACCAGGATGCTGTCCGGCAGGGTTTGCGTTTTCTCTATTTTGTAAACAACTTCCGGCCCAAAGCCGTCATTGCCGAATAACGTATTGCCACAGCCGAAAACCAGGATTTTTTTAATAAAAATATTAATCTTTGTTGACATATACAAATGGGAGTGATAAATACCCGGACGTTGCTTTTAACGGGACGTAGCGCAGCCTGGTAGCGCACTTGTCTGGGGGACAAGTGGTCGCTGGTTCAAATCCAGTCGTCCCGACCATTATAAAAGAAGGGCTTTCGGCAGTTTTGCTGAAAGCCCTTTTTTATTTTTAAATTAAAATTTTACCCTGCTGGGAATCCTTATGACTTTTGCAATGCTGGGGTAAGGGCCATGGAAACAATAAAATCTACCATAGGGCTTGTTTTTTTACCCGTCTTCTTCGTTGCATCAATGGGTACATATTTCGAATATGCTCCCATTAATGCGCCTTGAAGACGGGCAAAAATCCTTCGCCCTATTGGTGGATTTTAAAATTTCCATGGCCCTAAATTGAAACGTGGAAGCTATGTGCGCCAAACGCAAAAAAGCCTTTCAAGAAAAAATCCTGAAAGGCTTTATTATCCTTTATTATCAGTGGCTGGCTGACTAGGATTCGAACCTAGATTGACGGAGTCAGAGTCCGTAGTCCTGCCATTGGACGATCAGCCAGCAGACGAACAACGTCAGGGTATATACAATAAAGACATGATTGAAGTCAAGAAAATATTCGTTGAAAGTTGAGATTGAATTGGGCTATTGTTTCTTAGTTTAATCAATGTCACTGAAAATAATGGGAAGTCGTTATAAAATATATGAACAACAGTATGGTTAATTTGAGGGCTTCAGGAAAAAGACTGTTGGCCGGAAATAAAGAATTTTCTCGCCTGCTTAATTTGTTAAAAGATGCTCCGGGTCTGGTCATTGCCTTTTCAGGTGGTGCTGATTCGGCATTTCTGGTTGCGGCAGCACTTATTGCTGGGGTGAAATCGGTATTACCTGTTACCGTTGTTTCTGATTTTTTTACCGCTGGGGAAAAAGAACGGGTGGTCCGTTTGGGTCAATATATGGGTATCGCTCCTGTGTTTGTTTCTGCAAATATTCTGGATGAGGCCAGGGTGACCCGGAATACGGACAAGCGCTGTTATTTTTGTAAATTATTTTTATTTTCCAGAGTTATGGAAGTTGCAAAGAAACACGGGATTCATACCTTGTTGCACGGGGCAAACCTGGACGACTTGAGGGAATTTCGGCCCGGCATGGCTGCGGCCCGGGAACTGGGTTTCAAAACGCCTTTGGTGGAGGCTGGTTTTTCAAAAGAACACATCCGTGCGTGTTCAAAGATATTGGGTCTTGAAACCTGGAATTTGCCTGCCCAGTCCTGCCTGGCCACTCGCATCCCCCAAGGAGATATCATCACCAAGGAAAAGCTTGTAAAAGTTGAGCGGGCAGAAACCTGTCTCCATGGTTTGGGGTTCGGTCAGGTGCGGGTGCGGTGCCATGGGAATTTAGCCCGAATTGAAGCAGCGCCTGATGACTTACATCGCTTTGTTGAGCCGGGTGTGAGGCAGGAAATGGTACAAACGTTTAAACGTGCGGGCTTTTATTATGTATGCCTTGACTTGGATGGTTATGCGCCGACAACCGACACGTAAGAATGATTTGAATCATCCCCGGCGTCATTAGACTATACTGCCGGGGATGAAAAATTTTGGACGGTACTAACGGGAGTGCAGCTCTAAGTCGTTGAAGAAATAACCAATTTCAAAGGCAGCGGTTTCCGGGGCATCAGAGCCGTGGACAACATTTTTTTCAATGTCCGTGGCATATTCCTTTCGGATGGTGCCTTCTTCTGCTTCTTTGAAATTTGTGGCGCCCATTAGTTTTCTATTTTTTGCGATAACATCTTCGCCCTCAAGTACCATTACAACAATGGGACCCGATGTCATGAAATCAGTCAGACTGTCGAAAAAGGGGCGTTCCTTATGGACCGCATAAAACCCCTGGGCCTGGGATTTGCTAAGATGAATCATTTTCATGGCTGCGATTTTAATGCCGTTGGTTTCAAAGCGTTTGATGACTTCGCCGATGACGTTTTTTTCTACACCGTCGGGCTTGATAATGGATAAGGTCCTTTCCACGTATATTCCCCTTTAATTATTAATAAAAAAGTTAATTGTTGATTTAACGGGCTTGATAAGTATCACAGGAATATATTATAAGTCAAACTCGATAAACGTTGGGACTTTTATATATATAAATGACGGAGTATGATGCTTAAAATAGGCGTGACAGGTTCGGCAGGTTCGGGTAAAAGCCTTGTGTGTGAGGGATTCCGGCGGATTGGTCTGGTAACCTTGGATTGTGATGAAATTGCAAGGCAGGTGGTCGAGCCGGGTCAGGCTGGGTATGATTTGGTGGTCAAGGCGTTTGGGTCTGAGGTTGTAGCCCCGGACCGCACGTTGGATCGTCCGGCCCTGCGACGTATGATTGTAACCACAAAAGGCAGTCGGGAAAAACTTGAATCCATTTTGCACCCTATCATTATTAGTGAAACGGTCAGGTTGATGGAGGACGCGGTCCATTCAAAGCAAAAATCATGTGCTGTTGAGGTCCCTCTCCTGTTTGAGCTTGGCATGGAAAATCTTTTTGATGTCGTGGTGGTTGTGACCGCTTCGGATAGCACTCTTGTTGACCGAATTTCCCGCCGGGACGGTGTGAACCGGGAAAGTGCCCAAAAGCTTTTGGCCATCCAGATGCCCCAATCCGAAAAGGTCCAAAAGGCTGATTACGTCATTGAAAATAGAGGCGAGCCGGAAGCTGTTTTTAAATCTGTGGATGGTTTGTATCAAAAACTTGTCAATCATCGCTTGACAAAAAAATAATAATATCTTAATAGATTTTTTAAACTACTGAACGTTTCACATTATCTGTCTTTTTTTTCCGCAGGGTCGGTTGGCCTCCAGATAGTCAAAAAGGCATCCCCAAAAAAAATTGCATTGTGAATTTATACACCCTTAACAAAACTGAAGGATTAGACCAGGAGATTGCATGAATCTTGTCGAACTTAATAAGATGAAAATCAGTGAGCTCACCAAGCTTGCCAAAAAATACAATATTCAGGGTATTGGCGGCCTTAAGAAGCAGGAACTGATTTTTGCCCTGCTCCAGGCCAATATTGAAGAAAGTGGACAGATTTACGGTGAAGGCACCCTTGAAATCCTTCCAGATGGGTTTGGTTTTTTGAGAGCGCCTGGGTACAATTATCTGCCCGGTCCCGACGATATTTATGTCTCTCCTTCCCAGATCCGGCGGTTTAACCTGCGCACCGGAGATACTATTTCCGGCCAGGTTCGCCAGCCAAAGGATTCTGAACGGTATTTTGCATTGCTGAAAGTGGAAGCCGTTAATTTCATGAATCCTGAAATGGCGGCTGAAACTATTTTATTTGACAACCTTATGCCCCTGTATCCGGATCGTAAAATGAACCTTGAGGCAGAATCTGATAATTATTCCATGCGGGTCATTGATCTGATGTCTCCTATCGGATTCGGTCAGCGCGGTCTTATCGTGTCTCCGCCCAAGGCCGGCAAAACCATGCTGCTCCAGAACATTGCCAATTCCATGATCAAGGCCCATAAGAATATTGTTCCTATGATCCTGCTTATTGATGAACGCCCCGAAGAGGTGACGGACATGGCACGTTCCGTAGATGCGGAAGTGATTTCTTCCACCTTTGATGAACCTTCCGAGCGCCACGTGCAGGTGGCTGAAATGGTAATTGAAAAAGCCAAGAGAATTGTAGAACAGGGCCATGATGTCGTGATTCTTTTAGACAGTATCA comes from uncultured Desulfobacter sp. and encodes:
- a CDS encoding hydrogenase maturation protease — protein: MSTKINIFIKKILVFGCGNTLFGNDGFGPEVVYKIEKTQTLPDSILVMDAGTGIRDLVFDLLLMDPPPELVVVIDAITVPDRRHGEIFAIDVAKVPQKKLADFSLHQCHHRIFWPSLPNEVLTLRSLQ
- the larE gene encoding ATP-dependent sacrificial sulfur transferase LarE, with the translated sequence MNNSMVNLRASGKRLLAGNKEFSRLLNLLKDAPGLVIAFSGGADSAFLVAAALIAGVKSVLPVTVVSDFFTAGEKERVVRLGQYMGIAPVFVSANILDEARVTRNTDKRCYFCKLFLFSRVMEVAKKHGIHTLLHGANLDDLREFRPGMAAARELGFKTPLVEAGFSKEHIRACSKILGLETWNLPAQSCLATRIPQGDIITKEKLVKVERAETCLHGLGFGQVRVRCHGNLARIEAAPDDLHRFVEPGVRQEMVQTFKRAGFYYVCLDLDGYAPTTDT
- the ndk gene encoding nucleoside-diphosphate kinase, which codes for MERTLSIIKPDGVEKNVIGEVIKRFETNGIKIAAMKMIHLSKSQAQGFYAVHKERPFFDSLTDFMTSGPIVVMVLEGEDVIAKNRKLMGATNFKEAEEGTIRKEYATDIEKNVVHGSDAPETAAFEIGYFFNDLELHSR
- the coaE gene encoding dephospho-CoA kinase (Dephospho-CoA kinase (CoaE) performs the final step in coenzyme A biosynthesis.), whose protein sequence is MMLKIGVTGSAGSGKSLVCEGFRRIGLVTLDCDEIARQVVEPGQAGYDLVVKAFGSEVVAPDRTLDRPALRRMIVTTKGSREKLESILHPIIISETVRLMEDAVHSKQKSCAVEVPLLFELGMENLFDVVVVVTASDSTLVDRISRRDGVNRESAQKLLAIQMPQSEKVQKADYVIENRGEPEAVFKSVDGLYQKLVNHRLTKK
- the rho gene encoding transcription termination factor Rho codes for the protein MNLVELNKMKISELTKLAKKYNIQGIGGLKKQELIFALLQANIEESGQIYGEGTLEILPDGFGFLRAPGYNYLPGPDDIYVSPSQIRRFNLRTGDTISGQVRQPKDSERYFALLKVEAVNFMNPEMAAETILFDNLMPLYPDRKMNLEAESDNYSMRVIDLMSPIGFGQRGLIVSPPKAGKTMLLQNIANSMIKAHKNIVPMILLIDERPEEVTDMARSVDAEVISSTFDEPSERHVQVAEMVIEKAKRIVEQGHDVVILLDSITRLARAYNAVMPPSGKILSGGVDSNALDRPKRFFGAARNIEEGGSLTIIATALVDTGSRMDEVIFEEFKGTGNMELVLDRKLADKRVFPAIDMNRSGTRKEELLLDPEVLNRVWILRKLLSSLNSVDAMQFLLEKMEGTKDNKEFLEMMNS